From the genome of Bacteroidota bacterium, one region includes:
- a CDS encoding universal stress protein, whose translation MTTILVPTDFSKNAGNALKYAINLAKKKKAKIILLHSFQSTYITPEVPAEYVLEQLEAEEQVSIKQLKAIAEKVTKAGKIKCSYISKQGFAVDVIIDTVKNKKIDLVVMGTKGAGGLKETFIGSNTAVVIEKSPVPVIAVPEKASFENIKNILYATDYRITDVFALKNLAKIGKMFNAKIEVVHISDGEYVKQGEQELLNEFIKKTGSKIKYKKVTYHLLYGGSVEKKLQEYVKKRSINLLAMSTHPRNFIDKLFGKSVTKKMVYHTNVPLLAFHYRKDPIIFT comes from the coding sequence ATGACTACAATATTAGTACCTACAGACTTTTCAAAAAATGCGGGCAATGCTCTGAAATATGCTATCAACCTGGCGAAAAAGAAAAAAGCGAAGATCATACTTCTGCATTCATTTCAATCCACTTATATAACGCCCGAAGTTCCGGCTGAATATGTACTTGAGCAGCTTGAAGCAGAAGAACAAGTCTCCATTAAACAATTAAAAGCGATAGCTGAAAAAGTTACAAAAGCGGGTAAAATTAAATGCAGCTATATAAGCAAACAGGGTTTCGCTGTTGATGTGATAATTGATACCGTTAAAAATAAAAAGATAGATCTCGTGGTAATGGGCACAAAAGGTGCCGGCGGCCTTAAGGAAACCTTTATCGGCAGCAATACAGCGGTAGTAATAGAAAAATCACCGGTTCCTGTAATTGCAGTGCCCGAAAAAGCATCTTTTGAGAATATTAAAAACATTCTGTATGCCACTGATTACCGCATTACAGATGTGTTTGCATTGAAAAACCTCGCTAAAATTGGGAAGATGTTCAACGCTAAAATTGAAGTTGTACATATTTCAGATGGAGAATATGTGAAACAAGGCGAACAGGAATTATTAAACGAGTTTATAAAAAAGACAGGCAGCAAAATAAAATATAAAAAAGTGACCTACCACCTGCTCTATGGCGGCTCAGTAGAAAAAAAGTTGCAAGAATATGTAAAGAAAAGATCGATCAACCTGCTGGCTATGTCAACTCATCCCCGTAATTTCATTGATAAACTTTTCGGAAAAAGTGTTACGAAAAAGATGGTTTACCACACTAACGTTCCATTACTGGCCTTTCATTACAGGAAAGATCCGATAATATTTACTTAA